A stretch of DNA from Borrelia parkeri:
ACTTCAATTTGTTCTTGAACACTTTTTAAAAAGTCATAATAATTAGACCTATCCCCTTTCCCATCATTTCCAAGCCCCTTGGTTTGCTCATTAAAACTTCTAGTTAATGGCTCTTTTGTGTCAGCACCTATCTTTGCCTTTACTAAGGTTAATGCTTCCTTTAAATAGGTTAAATCATACTTAATAACCTCCAGTGAAGCATCTGGTGTTCCACTGTAAAAAATACCATTATTATTTAAGTTAGATTTAAGCCGTGTAAGCTCTCGCTCTAAATCGCTATTTACACTCTTAAATGTGCTTATATGATTTTGATTTTCATCTACATTGCTTTTAAACAGGTTAGAAAATATACTTGGCTTATAATTAACGCCCTTAGTTAAAAGCTCTAATGAAGTCGTAACATCACTCAGTGCATCTTGTAATGCTACTAATGATTCATCCTTGTAAAATAAAAAGTTATGTTGCTCTATTCTCCTCTCTATTTCTTTATATATTTGTTCAAAAAGATATATATTAAGCAAAAAGCTTTGCGTATAACATGGACTGTAGGCTTTAAGTATATAATCATAATTAGAGTGTATGATTACCCTACTCTTATGAATCTTCAACTCTCTATAAGATATCTTCTCATCTGTATTTATTTTGAAAGTGTATGTTATATAATTAAAGTCAGGCCCCTCATCACGAACATTGTTATAGTCAAGATACATAAACCCAATAGGAAGTTCTAGGTTCACGCTTAAGTGTAAATCTTCCAGCACGTCAGCAGTTTTAACTAAAATGTATCCAACACCATTAAAACGGTAACTAATTAAACACTGCAATAACGCTTCTTTCAACTCTATTTTTAAGGTTTCTAAAGCATCATTAACATTAAAAGCAGTATCAATACTATTTAAGGTAATTCCATTCTTAAGAGTGTCCTCTGCTACATTTGAAATGTAGTTTCTAAAAAATATTGAGTAACGGTATAAGTCTCTTGCGTTTATATTGCTATTTGAAATCATGATATCTTTAACTTTTAACCATAAATATATGGAGAAAATATAACGCAACAATTGACAAAAACTAATTGTTTCTAACAAAATTTAAATAATTTTTGTAAAAAAATGACTAAAAAAAATAATTGACAGAAAGTCAATTAAATAAGGGGGGCTTTAGATAAATAAATTTACTTTACTAATAATGACATTAATGCTAAAAATATTCCTATATTAAGAGTAATAAGAGTACCAAACATCCAACCATGAAGTCTTAATGTACTCTTAAGTTCAGATGCAGTTTTATCAAGTTTACTATCAAGCTCCATTTTGTTAACATCAATCTTAGTATCAAGTTCATTAAATTTGGTATCAATTTTAGTGTTAAGATTATTTTCAACTGTATCTATTTTGTTATCAAGTTCATTAAATTTGTTATCAATCTTGTTATCAAGTTCAATTTTGACAGATTTAATCTCAGATTGTAAAAGAGCTTCGACTTTTTCAAGTTTAAGGTTAAAGTTATTCTCAACAGTATCTATTTTGGTATTAAGTTCATCCTTAACACTACTAATCCCATCTTCTAAATGTTTCAACTTTATATCAAAGTTTTCTTTTAAGAATTCAATATCTTTGTAAGTCAGTTCATTTTTATAATATCTGTAAGACAGATCAATAGCGATATCTCTCTTAATACCGGCTTTAGTAAGTTCAGCTATAACCATTTGTTGAGTAATAACAGGTTGAGCAAGTCCCATAAAAACACTCCTTATGTAATTATTATATAATATTTTAAGTGTTATAGGAACCTTATTTTAGTAAAATGTGCTTTAAGAGAACGAGCACCCAAAGTCAATAACATATATGATGCTGACAGGCTATCTAATGAATCATCATCACTCTTACCATCTCCTTTATACTTATAAATATCAGATATAGCTGACTTACTTGAATAATCCATAATACTAAGTTTAGATGTTGCAAATGGCTCTATTAACGTAGCAATTCTAGTAAATTTATTACTTATAGGTTTAATTGGAGCAATTTTAAAATTATGACTCATACCCGCTCTAAGTTTAAGAAACGTTTTAGTCACATTCCCATGCCCAGAAATATCATCCCTATCTTCAACATATAGTTTGTGTACATTAAGATTTGTAAGTATAGTTTTAATTGTATTTAACATCTTAGGATCACCTACTGGTAACTTTTCTTGAAATATAAACGCATAATAACTTTGATCTACTCGCTCTAGAACACAAATAGCTGTATTATCTCCTCCAATACTGTATGCAGGATCTAAATATGCTATTGGGGAGATAAATTCATGCTTACTTGTAAGATTAACATTAGTAAATATCGCATCACAGGATGCGACCCATTCTCCAAGTAGTACCCTTGCTTTATATGTTGGAATGTCCCTGTAAATTTTTTCTTGGGTTTTAATAAATTCCGCGGGTATTAATTCATTATCATATGTTGTAAAGTTATATGTAGAGTAAATTTCTGTATTATCAATATAATCTGTTTTAAAAAAATGCTCCGGGCTGTCAGGATTGGTATCAAATATAATGGTTTGCATTCCTACTCTAAGCCTTTTTAAACATTCTATTAATGTTTCCTTATGCAGTGTTGTTGCTTCATTAACGTAAATAAGCGCTGAATTAGAGCCTCTAAACCTCTCAAAATCACTTGCCCTATCTCCTCCATACAAATTAACTCTTAGCGAGTCTATTTCAAAATATGATGTATTAGAAAATTTTGGCCTAAAGGGGATCTTAAGCATACTAGCAATATCTTCTAACTCACTCATAACATTAACCTCTAATGATTTTTGGGAATTTCCTATTATAAAATTATTAGTATTTTTTTTATACACATTCCTATTTGTAAGCAGTATTTTTAAGAATAGATAACATGCTAGAAATGTTTTACCACTAGCAATACCACCTGATAGGATTATTTTAGTTTGTCTATGTTTTTCAATAGATTTAAGTACTTCTCGTTGCTTTGTAGTTAAGTGTCTCTCCTCAAACCCTTTAAAATCAACCTCCAATGCTTTCGGTTTAATAAAATCCATTATATCAATACCAAAATCACGCTTGTACTCTCGCTCCATTTCTTTAAATATAGGTAGTTTATATATATCCATTACCATGTCCTTTAAATTTGTAATTTAGAGCGCACATCTGTATCAGTAGCTTTAAGCTTTAGCATTGTCTTGTAACATAGTGACATCTTCTTAAGTTCTCTCTCCCTTTTAAGCTCATCGAGTTTAAGTTTTAACTCTTCAAGCTCACGACTTTCTTCTTCTGAATGTGCTACTTTTTTATTTAAAGTCTTCTTATAAAGATTGCTAATTTGAGACTCTAATTCTTCTATTTTGTAATTATGAGTTTTAAGTTCTAACTCTAAATACCTACTAAATGAATTTATAAATTCTAGTCCCAACATACTTTTAGCCATACTAAACTGACTCTTAAGATCACGTGCTTGGGCCCTACTTTGTGATGCATGAAATAAGATATTCTTCAAAGTATCTTCACGAATAGTAAGCTTAGCAGCACCAGTAATATACTCAGGGTCATCTTTAATCTCTTCCCATTTGCGTCGCATCTTTCCTACATTAACACGACTAACTCCAAGCTCTTTTGCAATACTAGCGTCATTAAGTTTTCCTTCTCTAAAATACACAACATAATCATCTAATGATTTCTTTACCCTACTCATACCTTTTAATATAAGTTAACTAATAGGTTAACAAAAATATATTTAACATAAAATTTATAACAAAACAATAAATTTTACAAAAACAATTAATACTTATAACTACATGCACATTCAAGATGTGTAAATAGAGATATATTTTTAAATCAAAAAAGATAAGGGGATTTATATGAATAAAATTAATTTTATTTTGGTATTGGCACTACTAATTAGTAGTTGTGAATATGAGCATAGAAATGCTACACCTAAGAGTAGAGTTAAAAGAAATTTAGAAGAACAAGAAGAAGTACAAAAAACACCTGAAGAAGTGTTAAGAGAAAAATTAAATGAAACTCAAAAAACAAATCTAGATTTTTTAAAACAAGCTTTGGGTAATGAT
This window harbors:
- a CDS encoding anti-CBASS protein Acb1 family protein — translated: MISNSNINARDLYRYSIFFRNYISNVAEDTLKNGITLNSIDTAFNVNDALETLKIELKEALLQCLISYRFNGVGYILVKTADVLEDLHLSVNLELPIGFMYLDYNNVRDEGPDFNYITYTFKINTDEKISYRELKIHKSRVIIHSNYDYILKAYSPCYTQSFLLNIYLFEQIYKEIERRIEQHNFLFYKDESLVALQDALSDVTTSLELLTKGVNYKPSIFSNLFKSNVDENQNHISTFKSVNSDLERELTRLKSNLNNNGIFYSGTPDASLEVIKYDLTYLKEALTLVKAKIGADTKEPLTRSFNEQTKGLGNDGKGDRSNYYDFLKSVQEQIEVTINSKLVKYFNLKMHFNSLYVLSEEEKIERDMRLLEMYDKYVALMLHPALSTVDKANLQDRLFIKIKGD
- the bdr gene encoding Bdr family repetitive protein, yielding MGLAQPVITQQMVIAELTKAGIKRDIAIDLSYRYYKNELTYKDIEFLKENFDIKLKHLEDGISSVKDELNTKIDTVENNFNLKLEKVEALLQSEIKSVKIELDNKIDNKFNELDNKIDTVENNLNTKIDTKFNELDTKIDVNKMELDSKLDKTASELKSTLRLHGWMFGTLITLNIGIFLALMSLLVK
- a CDS encoding PBSX family phage terminase large subunit; this encodes MDIYKLPIFKEMEREYKRDFGIDIMDFIKPKALEVDFKGFEERHLTTKQREVLKSIEKHRQTKIILSGGIASGKTFLACYLFLKILLTNRNVYKKNTNNFIIGNSQKSLEVNVMSELEDIASMLKIPFRPKFSNTSYFEIDSLRVNLYGGDRASDFERFRGSNSALIYVNEATTLHKETLIECLKRLRVGMQTIIFDTNPDSPEHFFKTDYIDNTEIYSTYNFTTYDNELIPAEFIKTQEKIYRDIPTYKARVLLGEWVASCDAIFTNVNLTSKHEFISPIAYLDPAYSIGGDNTAICVLERVDQSYYAFIFQEKLPVGDPKMLNTIKTILTNLNVHKLYVEDRDDISGHGNVTKTFLKLRAGMSHNFKIAPIKPISNKFTRIATLIEPFATSKLSIMDYSSKSAISDIYKYKGDGKSDDDSLDSLSASYMLLTLGARSLKAHFTKIRFL
- a CDS encoding DUF603 domain-containing protein codes for the protein MSRVKKSLDDYVVYFREGKLNDASIAKELGVSRVNVGKMRRKWEEIKDDPEYITGAAKLTIREDTLKNILFHASQSRAQARDLKSQFSMAKSMLGLEFINSFSRYLELELKTHNYKIEELESQISNLYKKTLNKKVAHSEEESRELEELKLKLDELKRERELKKMSLCYKTMLKLKATDTDVRSKLQI